The window AGTAGGTAGAGTAAACAATAAAGGAAAGGATAAGGTCAACGTAGAAGAGAACCAATTTTTGGTTTTAGGGGAATTAGTGATGGTTTCGATTCTGTGGGAGTAATTAAGGAAGATTTGGTTGAGGAAGGAGTGATAATTGGTGATTGCATTGATCTTGCTAGCATtcggttgtatgagaagattaCTGAGGATAAAGTTGTTGATGTTGAGGTGACTTATCTTGGCAACTCCTCAAATTTTAAGGTCACTAAAGTGTGGTTGAGTCTTTACTTGGGGGCTACTTTTTTGGAAGGAGTCAATAACAATGATAAGGAAGCCTATTTAGTGGAGGTCGATGGGAGGGAGCCTATTTTTGAAGGAATCAGTTGTgaacatagttcaaaatctcggcgagatctcggaaatctcggtaaacTTGAGCTAGTTGAGACGAGATATGATACGAAACTACAAAATGTCAAATCTCAAAAATCTCGGTtgagatttcgaatatttcaagaatctcggagaaatttcggtgaaatctcgaatattttgagaatctctacctcctcagtactcatagagtcatagtattgtattgttgggacttgggagttaagacgtggaagactagggtagtaaggtgtctatgacttatgtattattcataagtcatagacaccttactacccaaattgggtgtttttttttttttttttttttttcttccatttgaacctttaaatatgtttattaagcctaaaacaagcttatcttaaagttttggagccaactatggccatatatgcccaccgaaacataattccgaaacataaaaaaaaaatacattgtctcaccgagatctcggaaaactcgacttggtcgagaccgagttttagaaccttggttgtGAATGGGAGGTCATTACAAGGTGGTGCGGTAGCTAATTTGAAGTTTCCATCATATCTAGGAGATTTAGTGGATGATTTTCCTCTAAATAAGGAGATTGaagctaaaaggaaaaaaaaaaaaaaaaaggaaaaagaaaaagaagtccCCTCCATCCAGGGACCACTCTGACTTGGGGCTTGGAGTTCGGAGGGGAAGCAACATTATTTTGCCTCTTCGGAAGAGCTCCTGGAAATTTTGCCTCATGAAGGGGGGGGTTGCTTAGTATGGAACTTTCCATGCACATTTATCATTGAACACGAGAGGTAAATTGTTCTTAGATTTCCTCTCACCATAAAGCGTGTTTGCAAATATTGTTTGAGTTTATTATATTGAGGGAATAGGAAAAGGATTTCCTGGATTTGTAAGGCAAGGAGGGCTAAGGTATTTTATCTGGCCTTCACATCCCTACTTTTGATTAGAACAATGATCATGCCATTTCACATTTTCCCCCTCCTCTCAAAAAATTATCAGTTCTCTTTCTTGTATAGTTCTGCTTGCAATTGAATTTAGTGATTCCTCGTAGTTGGACCAAGTTAACAGATGTTAAACTACTACTTCACAAAGATATTTATTCCCTTTTAGTGGCTGATACTTCTATCTTACAGGTACAGGAGCATAACCATCCTCATATACTGCTTCTGCAAATTGGAAACACCTTTTGCAAGCTTCCTGGTGGGCGTCTAAAGCCTGGAGAGAATGGTAATATAgttttctctcctcctcccccaaaaaaattgttgTGAGGGTGTTCTTGATGACATTGTTTCCTTTGCTGTTGTTGAGCTTACGTATCTCCTCTGGCTTGTGATGCTCATGCATCAACTCTGCAGAAATTGAGGGTTTGAAACGGAAACTCTCTAGCAAACTTGCCACTAATTCTACAGCTCTTCAACCAGATtggcaggttttttttttttaactttttgttTATTGAAAGCCATCAATACTTCTCACCTTAGGTAATCACCAAGCTTATTTGCCCTGAATGGGATATTTGTTTATGCCCATGATTTTGttgatttatattttaaaaaatggggaaaaaggACCATCCTTTAGCATGTAGGCTTTAGATTCTTGATTGAAATCGGATCTTGTTAGAGTTGGTATTCATATTGACAAGCTTGCTCAAAAGGGCTAAAATAAGTTGTCACTGTGCGTCGGAGGTTGATTTTCTATTAACTGATTGCATCGTGTTGCAGATCGGGGAGTGTGTCGCTGTCTGGTGGAGGCCAAACTTTGAAACTATAATGTACCCCTACTGTCCTCCCCATATCACAAAGCCGAAGGTAAATAGATTTCCAAGCCTCAAAAACTATGCCAATATTTCTCATGTCGTGACCTTTTGGATTTGTGCCGAGTCTGAACGGGGTTTGTGATCCAGGAATGTAAGAAGCTTTTCCTTGTTCACTTGTCTGAGAGGGATTACTTTGCAGTTCCAAAAAACTTGAAACTGTTAGCTGTTCCACTGTTTGAGCTTTATGATAACGTTCAGGTAAAATGATAATATAGCACTTtcccattattttttattagttgTTCCTGGACATGTTTATGAATGTTGTACATTGGTGCTGTTAGATACTAGGTGTAGCTTTAAGAAGAAGCAATATGATGGCACAGACATATTCATCTGCAAGAAATAAAATGAGATTGGGATTTCTTGTCAGGAAATAATGCCTTTTAATGAATCAGATaataaaatgaccatatgttCTCACAAAAGAATAATGTGTTGTTGGAATAACTATTTCTACAACATACTAAATGAAAACAATTTGAGTAATAGTGTTTTAAAAGGTTGTAATAACCAGCAAGAAACACCAAATCTTAGATATATACGGAGAATTAGAGTGTTTGAAGTAAAGGAAGctttaaagaagatgaaattagGTAAAGCATTAAGTCTAGATggatggaggagaagcattttggttttgatttataaaaataaaagtgatattcaaagctgtaATAAATATAGAGGAATAAACCTTggtatgaaattatgggagagagtaaTTGAAACCTGCCTAAGACAATTATCTAATATTTCGGATAACCAATTGGTTTTATTCCAGGAAGATCAACCACATAATCTATTTATTTGCTTAAGAGactaatggaaagatttagaggaTGTtaaaagcatagttgtcaaggtgacaaggcgacccaaggtggtggCCAGGGGTATCTAGACGCCTTGTTGCCTAGGCATGTCATGCAAAGTAAAGGGTTTAGGAGTAAGTACCAGTTTTTTTTGTCTTTAGTTTCAATTAAGGAGGACTTCTGTATAAAAATGAATAGTTGTTTCTTTAATGTATAAAATGAACTCTTTCATACGAACACCACAGCGCTAGCCTCGCATTAACTCAGCGAAGTCAGGTTTGTTGCCCTCGCCTCTTCAACTCTGCCACTCGGTGATGGTCCAACGATCGAGTGACAAGTATGAatcatagttctaaaactcgtctcgacttGGCGAGATCTCTGCTCagaaaaccgagacgagatggcatatggtacataaaagtgcaatatcttgccgagatctcgggttgacccatggaaatgacccttctactatgtatttacttacctaaatCGACAGAACTTGATATATCTCAGCAAGATCttggatctcgggttgacccatggaaatgacccatctactatgtatttacttacctaactcgacagaactctaatatgcttgctgtggaacactatatgcaacattacagctacactatgtcatgggaagactatgtgacagCGGGGattgaatacttgattcaaagtcattttatgtgatgatagttgtaacactgttaaacagtttgatgtatcactttaacatttctaattcttatttaagttgtttagctattaattgaatgttttgcttgttttctattactaaattatgtgtagagtatggtattttagtacgtcatcgtctaccaacctatggtccgaattgaaactcagatttggactttgtttttgcaaaatctgatagtgccattgtgtttaaatggcctataataggctgaataccaagttttagaaccaaactaggtctaaaacccaccgaattgaggcttcgagtcgaagaaaaaaaaatgcaccaacttggTGAGATcttgactcggtttttccaagggccgagttggtatcgagacctgagttttagtaccttggtatGAATAGTCTCTTtgttcccctcccctccccccaaccccctTCTCCTCCTATGTGAtcaatgtattcctttaaaactcagaaaaattttataggactgttatGCAGCCAACACTGATGTTTGGaactgaatgttgggcagtaaaGAAACAAGATATAAACCaacttagtgtagctgaaatgaggatgttgagatggatgtgtgataaaactagaaaagaaaaaataaggaatgaacaaattagagctaatttagtAGTAGCTCTGAGATAAGTTGCAAGAAAGTCATTTCAGGTGTCATAGACATGTGCAACGGACGCCTTTGAATGCTTCAATACGGAGGGGTGatatgattcaaattgaaggagctaaaagagccagggtaGATCTAAAATAACTTTTGTAGAAGTgctgaggaaagacatgcataatttAGGACTAGCAACAaatatgactttgaatagagctaattggagaaaaaggatccatgtggccgaccccatcttgttggataaggctgagttgggTATTTTGTCTCTATTTTGGGCATATTATAAACTTGGTAGATGCTAGGGTTTCTGTTATATGAAACTTTAGGCAGTGTCGCTTCTgtgctttttcttttcttcttttccttgcccaactccaaatttttttttgaagaataataatatatatattttcaacCTTCCTTTTAACATTTCCAATTTATTTGGTTGCAGAGATATGGACCGGTTATCTCCACCATCCCACAGCAGCTGTCCAGAttccagttcaacatgatcaatgcatgaagaagcagaatgtagAGGAATTTATTTAGGCCGGGGCCTAAATTATCAATTAATTGGTTTGAGTGAGGACACAGTTTTGCAGATAGACATACAACTGAAACTAATCAAAGTCGACCTTATTTTCTGCACAGACAGTATATACTCGGTCCTTATAAGGACTTGTATCCTTCCATTTTCTGATAAACTGGTTCATCTTGTTTGAGTTGGTGTACTTGTATAATGCTTAGGTCCTGAATGTGAATGCTACTCCTTGTATGGTAATTGAAGAGCTGTTTGTGTCTTTGTGGTGGGATAGTGTTGTGGTCCACACTTCGGAAAATTGTAAGTAGGTGGTATAGTTCTGTGGTTGATACTACCCTTGGGAAAGTTGTAAGCAGCCCAACTGgttccctccctctctcccctccctcagcccaaaaaagaagaaaaaagctaACATGTTTGGTGTTGAATTGTTGTTCTTTCTACAACTTCACATGTTCAATGTCGTTGTATCATGTCACCTTCAACTTCCACTATATCCCTACTGTTACTGATTCTAATAAATCATAAAGTGGGTTTGTTTTTAATggaataagccttgggttggattctatacatgttgggcctttggtccaattgGTATTCATTGTAATTAGCTACTTTAATGGGAGCCATGAAATTTACcataaaacaaaaaggggagCCATGAATATGAGATAAATCAAGTAAGATTAGTTtattgtcttttttgtttttttgacgTTGGAAATTTAGCTAACAACTCCTAGAATCATTAGGAATTTGAGTCCAAATTACATAAGCCTATGTTTTATTTTGAGAGGCATAGTTTGAGTAAGAGTGTCAAATAATAATCTGTTTTGACTATTACTAGTAGTAGTTTGAATTCCAAGATTGTTATGAATTCTAGATGTAGGGGCTCATGGCCTTGGACAAAATTTTATGAAATATATGAAGTTCTTTTTATTGGGAGAATTTTGTTGCCATGGAATCGGTAGTGTGCTTGGTGGATTTCTTAATGAAAGAGTGGATTTTCTTCACAGTTTTGGTGGATTCTAAAACCACAGCAAGTGGATTCTTGCCCTATTTTCCCTTCTGTCTTTCTTTCTATATTATTCAAGTTCACGAATAAGGTTTCTGTCAAATATTCAGTCTCTTAGCCAAAAATTGAAAGATGTTGGCTTCTGCTATCCCATCAAAGAAATCATCAATTTGGTGTGTGTGTTTAGTCTTAATGTCTACCATCAAGAAACTCGTTACTGCTGACCATGCAAATAAATTCCTTGTGTTTGATGAATTGGGGAGGAAGTTTCGGTCATGGTTTACTCAGTTGGGTTGGCCTCTGACTCGCATTGTATTCAAGTCTCATATCTTCAATTTCATTGGGTACAAGGAGAGGATACACACTACTTGAACAACAACTTCAATAGGGAATTTGCAGAATTGTTTTTCCTGATCATAATATGACACAGAAAGGTTAATTTAAGGGTCATACATGAACGACTTCCAGGGCACTACACCCAGCTTTCTTCCATAAGctcttctcttccatcttctctcgcGCACGCACAGCCTCTGGCCATTGACCACTTGATGCGTAGATGTTCGAAAGAAGCACGTAAACTCCTGGTTCATTGGTTTTCAACTTGTCAACCCAGTTCATTATCCTCTCTACCAACTTAGAGTCACTGCTAACTCTGCAACCCCCAAGCAAAGCTCCCCAGATA is drawn from Telopea speciosissima isolate NSW1024214 ecotype Mountain lineage chromosome 1, Tspe_v1, whole genome shotgun sequence and contains these coding sequences:
- the LOC122663191 gene encoding pre-mRNA cleavage factor Im 25 kDa subunit 2-like, encoding MVSSTTTIVNTYPLSSYTFGTKEPKMEKDTSVADRLARMKVNYMKEGMRTSVEAILLVQEHNHPHILLLQIGNTFCKLPGGRLKPGENEIEGLKRKLSSKLATNSTALQPDWQIGECVAVWWRPNFETIMYPYCPPHITKPKECKKLFLVHLSERDYFAVPKNLKLLAVPLFELYDNVQRYGPVISTIPQQLSRFQFNMINA